Proteins co-encoded in one Chrysemys picta bellii isolate R12L10 chromosome 13, ASM1138683v2, whole genome shotgun sequence genomic window:
- the LOC135975327 gene encoding uncharacterized protein LOC135975327, which produces MESSQDRKRAPAWTEREVRDLLAIWGDEAVIAELRSSKRNGKVLEKISKAMKDRGHNRDTQQCRVKIKELRQAYHKAREANGRSGAEPQTCRYYAELHAILGGAATTTPTVCYDSLTGETHREDGSGNEEDDDDGGTVGSSQQQGSGETGFPNSQDMFVTLDLEPVTPELTQDPQGTQETSAANVSPSQRLVNIRKRKRRTRDEMFTELQMSAQADRAQQNAWRQSMTEMRKAQYEREERWRAESREEQSKWRAEDDRWRQLADRRQEAMLRLLEHQTDMLERMVELQERQQEQRPPLQPLCNQQPSSPSSIASSPRRPRTRWGGLRPPSHSTPDDRPSIRRLAFNKS; this is translated from the exons atggagtcctcccaggatcgcaaaagagctccagcatggaccgaacgggaggtacgagatctgctcgccatatggggagatgaagcagtgatagctgaactccgtagcagtaaaagaaatggaaaagtattagaaaagatctccaaggccatgaaggaccgaggccataacagggacacacagcagtgccgcgtgaaaattaaggagctacggcaagcttaccacaaagccagagaagcaaacggaaggtccggggcagagccgcaaacttgccgctactacgcggagctgcatgcgatcctagggggtgcagccaccactaccccaaccgtgtgctatgactctctcactggagaaacacacagggaagacggttcggggaacgaggaggatgatgacgatggaggtactgtaggtagctcacagcagcaaggaagcggagaaaccggtttccccaacagccaggatatgtttgtgaccctggacctggaaccagtaacccccgaactcacccaagaccctcagggcacacaggagacctctg ctgcaaatgtttctccttcgcagaggctcgtgaacattagaaagagaaaacgtaggacgagggacgagatgttcacggagctgcagatgtccgcccaggctgatagagcacagcagaatgcgtggaggcagtcaatgacggagatgagaaaagcccaatatgaacgagaggagaggtggcgggctgaatcgcgggaagaacagagcaagtggcgggctgaagacgataggtggcgtcagcttgcagacagacggcaagaggcaatgctccgtctgctggagcatcaaactgatatgctcgagcgtatggttgagttgcaggaaaggcagcaggagcagagaccgccgctacagcccctgtgtaaccaacagccctcctccccaagttccatagcctcctcacccagacgcccaagaacacggtgggggggcctccgtccacccagtcactccaccccagatgatcgcccaagcatcagaaggctggccttcaataagagttaa